The window aaaattaaaacaaggACGCGATGAGATGGAAATCCCAAGTAACATCCAATCAATAAaccaaattcaatttttctcgTTCTATCTCAGAGTATCCATTCAACCGAAACGGATCAGTTTAAGTATTAACAAGGCATATACTACAACACAAGAAACTTGAAACAGAAAAAtagatgaattttttaaaaaaaactcatacCCCGATcaaacttttttccatctgGATCAATTGCATCAATTCGGAATATATCTTCAAAAAGTGTCTCCACCATCCTTGCAGGAAAAACAAACGTCGGCCTCGAGAAATACAACCTACAGAAAATACATAACcatccaaataatcaaataagaaaatgaaaaaattgaaaaaaaatcatatttttagcAATTTCATCTCTAAAATGAGTAGTTCCAAAAGAAGCAAGTTCCTTCACCTCTCCAAAATTTCTGAAACTTAAACAATGGAAAAAAAAGACTACACACACTTGAAATGGTCGGCGCTGACTGCGAGCCGATGGACGGAGGATACCGTCGGAACTTCGGCGCTCACCGGGGAAGACGACTGAGCTGTCAAGAGAGAGTATGGCGTGAGAGAGTTGGAGGTGCTGTTTTCACcccttttttttccaattaggAATTTGACTTTGAGGAATTGGGTTGAAGAGAATTAGGGGATGAACTTGTGGTGGAAAGGAGGCGGTGAGGAGAGCACCGCGACGCCGGTGACGGAGCGCCGGTGAGAGGGAGGAGACGCCGGTGAGAGGAAAGAGAGATGTGCTAGGGCATTTTCCTCATTTAAACAGTTTTAATCCgatttttaaacggttttaaccTAAACGGAACTGTTAAAAGCATTGAAATCGATCAAAATCGGATTAAAAccgtttttaaaaattgaacgAAGTTTGGCCTTCActcgattttttatttaaaaatattttactgtAGATGATTTAAACTTTTTTCGTCTGCTTCTTCCACTGCCAGTTTCATAAACGAAGACTAAAGATGTATGAGTATTAGACATATTGACCAAACATCCTTCCTCCATAATCCTTCCCACACCAACACTTTCTCTGTTAATCAATCGAAATTACAGAAATGGAGGAAGTTAAGACTGAGAATAATGACTGCCAGAGCGATGGTGTTCAACTCACTTGCTTTTCTGAGGAATCAGACGGCGACGTTTTACTCCACTTTCAGATTATTCGTCTTCAAAAACaggttttttttcttctttcaatTCAGTAATTCTGATATTTGCTTGCTTTTGTCATTGGTTATGCTtctaattagggttttcagTTCACTCTTGCATCTAATTGAATTCATCTCTATCCCTTGTCAATGATGAATTCTGTTCCTTCATTTTCACGACTTGGAAAATTCCCCTTTTCTGTTGaattctctctccctctcatATGTTTCAATGTATTTGCATTACCTCATCCTTACAAGAAAGCCGCCTCCTTGTCTAGATTTATGTATGGATTGGTTGCAACTCTGCTAGCTTCGGACATCTGTATGCAGCTCTTCCCACACGACCAGTAAGTATTACTTGATTTGTTGAGAATCTAGAGTTTTTCCTCTCAATTGATTGATTCCACATCACATTGCTAGCTCTGATGTTTGAGTTTATGAGCAGAGCAATGCAGTTGGTGTGACTTCTCTAATTGGGGGGTCTTCTGATAATACAGGTTCTGGTATTGCACGTCGATTAGGTAATTGCTTTTAGACCATAGATATGTTTCTGCATCATCCGCTTCATGGCTTACGCGTTTCTTATATTTCAGTTCTCAAGACTGGCCTTAATGTTGTTCTTGCTTGTAATTTACCAAAGAATAACCCCATGCTCGAGGTTAGATATCCCTATCTGCTTTATCAGTGTTTATGTTTCAAGTATTTCTTTAGTCTTTTACTAAATGCAATTGCAGACTTCTTTATATCTCAAAATCATAATTGTTTCTGCTCATCTTTCGTTCTGTGTTTAACTTGACTTCTTGGGGTTCAGGCAAGTGCTGAGAAAAAGCTACTGCAAAAGCTTATTAGTCTAGGATACACAAAGCCACAAATCTGAAGAAATATATTCATCAAGAGGACTTTCGCCCCTTGGTTGCCCTGTTATGTGCTAGTATTTggaagtaatatttaattttgtgtttcgattacatttatatttgcagaga is drawn from Salvia hispanica cultivar TCC Black 2014 chromosome 6, UniMelb_Shisp_WGS_1.0, whole genome shotgun sequence and contains these coding sequences:
- the LOC125196048 gene encoding proteasome assembly chaperone 4-like codes for the protein MEEVKTENNDCQSDGVQLTCFSEESDGDVLLHFQIIRLQKQIYVWIGCNSASFGHLYAALPTRPSNAVGVTSLIGGSSDNTGSGIARRLVLKTGLNVVLACNLPKNNPMLEASAEKKLLQKLISLGYTKPQI